The Arachis duranensis cultivar V14167 chromosome 2, aradu.V14167.gnm2.J7QH, whole genome shotgun sequence genome has a window encoding:
- the LOC107474847 gene encoding probable pectate lyase 8, whose product MEVSMKGFTLCLLLMALLSAYRATSINEGNVGTGSLQSSKNSSMVERSGDTLMNEHAVDNPEEIASMVDTTIRNHTARRNLNFFSCGSGNPIDDCWRCDKRWFAHRKRLADCGIGFGRNAIGGRDGRYYVVTDPGDDDPVNPKPGTLRHAVIQDRPLWIVFKRDMVITLKQELLMNSFKTIDARGVNVHIAYGACLTLQFITNVIIHGLHIHDCKPTGNAMVRSSPSHYGWRTMADGDGISIFGSSHIWIDHNSLSNCADGLIDAIMGSTAITISNNYFTHHNEVMLLGHSDSYVRDKQMQVTIAYNHFGEGLIQRMPRCRHGYFHVVNNDYTHWEMYAIGGSADPTINSQGNRYLAPQNPFAKEVTKRVDTGETIWKGWNWRSEGDLLLNGAYFTSSGAGAASSYARASSLAAKSSSLVGTLTSGAGVLSCRRGYMC is encoded by the exons ATGGAGGTTTCTATGAAAGGCTTCACGCTCTGTCTTTTGCTCATGGCGCTGCTCTCAGCTTACCGCGCTACCTCAATTAACGA GGGCAATGTAGGAACGGGGAGCTTGCAGAGCTCGAAGAACTCGTCAATGGTGGAGAG GTCGGGTGACACTCTGATGAATGAGCACGCCGTTGATAATCCAGAGGAGATAGCTTCTATGGTTGATAC GACCATTCGCAACCATACAGCAAGAAGGAATCTGAATTTCTTCTCATGTGGATCTGGCAACCCAATCGACGACTGCTGGCGCTGCGACAAGCGCTGGTTCGCCCACCGAAAGCGCTTGGCAGATTGTGGCATTGGTTTTGGCCGCAATGCCATTGGAGGCCGTGATGGAAGGTACTATGTTGTCACTGACCCTGGCGATGATGACCCTGTTAATCCCAAACCCGGCACTCTTCGCCACGCTGTTATCCAAGACAGGCCATTGTGGATAGTCTTCAAGAGGGACATGGTCATTACTTTGAAACAAGAGCTCCTCATGAATAGCTTCAAGACAATAGATGCTCGTGGTGTCAATGTTCACATTGCTTATGGTGCTTGCCTTACACTACAGTTCATCACCAATGTAATCATCCATGGCCTCCATATCCATGATTGCAAGCCAACTGGGAACGCCATGGTTCGCAGCTCGCCGAGTCATTATGGATGGAGGACCATGGCTGATGGCGATGGAATCTCAATTTTTGGTTCAAGTCACATTTGGATTGACCACAACTCGCTGTCCAATTGTGCTGATGGACTCATTGATGCCATCATGGGTTCAACTGCTATTACTATTTCTAACAATTACTTTACCCACCATAATGAG GTTATGCTACTAGGACACAGTGACTCCTATGTTCGGGACAAGCAGATGCAAGTAACGATTGCCTACAACCATTTTGGGGAGGGTCTAATCCAAAGAATGCCAAG GTGTAGACATGGATATTTCCACGTAGTAAACAATGACTATACTCACTGGGAGATGTATGCAATTGGCGGCAGTGCTGATCCCACAATTAACAGCCAGGGCAACAGATACCTTGCCCCTCAGAACCCTTTTGCTAAGGAG GTGACAAAGAGGGTGGATACAGGGGAAACAATATGGAAAGGGTGGAATTGGAGGTCCGAGGGAGACCTTCTTCTGAATGGAGCATATTTCACTTCATCAGGAGCCGGAGCTGCGTCAAGCTATGCCAGAGCCTCGAGTCTTGCCGCCAAATCCTCTTCTTTGGTCGGAACCCTCACCTCTGGCGCCGGTGTTCTTAGCTGCCGCAGGGGCTACATGTGTTAA